One segment of Hippopotamus amphibius kiboko isolate mHipAmp2 chromosome 2, mHipAmp2.hap2, whole genome shotgun sequence DNA contains the following:
- the LOC130845707 gene encoding olfactory receptor 4K15-like, which translates to MNRTNYSRVTEFVLLGLSNSQELQPFLFLIFSLLYLAILLGNFLIILTVTSDSRLHTPMYLLLANLSFIDMCVASFATPKMIADFLVEHKTISFEACLAQIFFVHLFAGGEMVLLVSMAYDHYVAIYKPLHYMTIMSCRVCITLVLIPWCVGFIHTTSQLAFTVNLPFCGPNQVDSFFCDLPLVTKLACTDTYVVSLLIVADSGFLSLSSFLLLVVSYTVILITVRSCSSASMVKARSTLTAHITVVTLFFGPCIFIYVWPFSGYSVDKVLAVFYTIFTPILNPVIYILRNKEMKPAMLKLKSRYLKAGLVSKS; encoded by the coding sequence ATGAATCGGACAAATTATTCTCGGGTGACGGAATTTGTGTTATTGGGACTATCTAATTCCCAAGAGCTCCAACCTTTCTTGTTTCTCATATTTTCACTACTCTACCTGGCAATACTGCTGGGCAACTTTCTCATCATCCTCACTGTGACCTCAGATTCCCGCCTTCATACCCCTATGTACCTTCTGCTTGCAAACCTCTCTTTTATAGATATGTGTGTTGCCTCATTTGCTACCCCCAAGATGATTGCAGACTTTCTGGTTGAGCACAAGACTATTTCTTTTGAAGCCTGCCTGGCCCAGATTTTCTTTGTTCATCTATTTGCTGGGGGTGAAATGGTTCTCCTTGTATCCATGGCTTATGACCATTATGTTGCTATATACAAACCTCTCCACTACATGACAATCATGAGCTGCCGTGTGTGTATCACTCTGGTCCTCATtccatggtgtgtgggcttcattcATACTACCAGCCAGCTGGCATTTACCGTTAACTTGCCTTTTTGTGGCCCTAATCAAGTGGATAGTTTTTTCTGTGACCTCCCTCTAGTGACTAAGCTGGCCTGCACAGACACTTATGTTGTCAGCCTACTAATAGTTGCAGACAGTGGCTTTCTTTCTTTGAgttccttcctcctgctggttGTCTCCTACACTGTGATACTCATCACAGTTAGGAGTTGCTCCTCTGCTAGCATGGTAAAGGCCCGCTCCACATTGACAGCTCATATCACTGTGGTCACACTCTTCTTTGGACCATGCATCTTCATCTATGTGTGGCCCTTCAGTGGTTATTCAGTTGACAAAGTCCTTGCAGTGTTCTATACCATCTTTACTCCCATTTTAAACCCTGTTATCTATATTTtaaggaacaaagaaatgaagCCTGCTATGTTAAAACTGAAGAGTCGATATCTGAAGGCTGGCCTGGTTTCTAAGTCATAA